The following are encoded in a window of bacterium genomic DNA:
- a CDS encoding DUF3368 domain-containing protein, producing MEVISNSGPLMALGKLNLLYLLKRLYGKVIIADSVYKESVTMGKLKGSQDALTIELFLHQNKWNPLKIQIDEINSEIRYSKLDDGEIESIHLAMSFPNSLLLLDDEKARESARKKGLKVKGTVGVLVEAYQKGIINLEELEFFLNEISKRKDIWISEELCQEIMRELKNR from the coding sequence GTGGAAGTAATATCAAATTCTGGCCCGTTAATGGCATTGGGTAAATTAAATCTGCTTTACTTATTAAAACGATTGTATGGTAAAGTAATTATTGCGGATAGTGTTTATAAAGAATCTGTAACTATGGGGAAACTAAAAGGCTCTCAGGATGCCTTGACAATTGAGTTGTTTTTACACCAAAACAAATGGAATCCTTTAAAAATCCAGATTGACGAAATCAACTCAGAAATTCGCTACTCAAAATTAGATGATGGAGAAATAGAAAGTATCCATCTGGCAATGAGTTTCCCTAATAGTCTGCTATTACTTGACGATGAAAAGGCAAGAGAATCTGCTCGTAAAAAAGGGTTGAAAGTAAAAGGGACAGTCGGTGTTTTAGTCGAAGCATACCAAAAAGGTATAATTAATCTTGAGGAATTAGAATTCTTCTTAAATGAAATCTCTAAAAGAAAAGATATCTGGATAAGTGAGGAACTATGTCAGGAAATTATGAGAGAATTAAAAAATAGGTAA